A portion of the Bifidobacterium bifidum ATCC 29521 = JCM 1255 = DSM 20456 genome contains these proteins:
- the rpsO gene encoding 30S ribosomal protein S15 produces MALTAEEKQEIITKYATHEGDTGSPEVQVALLSKRIADLTEHLKEHKHDHHSRRGLLLMVGDRRRMLDYLKRVDINRYRSLIERLGLRR; encoded by the coding sequence GTGGCACTTACGGCTGAAGAAAAGCAGGAAATCATCACCAAGTACGCGACGCACGAAGGCGACACGGGTTCCCCCGAGGTCCAGGTCGCGCTGCTGAGCAAGCGTATCGCCGACCTGACCGAGCACCTGAAGGAGCACAAGCACGATCACCACTCCCGTCGTGGTCTGCTGCTCATGGTCGGTGACCGTCGTCGTATGCTTGATTACCTCAAGCGCGTCGACATCAACCGTTACCGTTCCCTGATTGAGCGTCTCGGTCTCCGTCGATAA
- a CDS encoding LacI family DNA-binding transcriptional regulator encodes MAALAGVAQSTVSYVMSGNRPISQKTRDKVEKAMRELGYVPDAHARAMISNRSHIIGLLTETTGTTQGAELFPSCGPSAPPRRNTATTSS; translated from the coding sequence GTGGCCGCCCTCGCCGGCGTCGCGCAGAGCACCGTGTCGTATGTCATGAGCGGCAACCGGCCGATCTCGCAGAAGACGCGGGACAAAGTCGAGAAGGCGATGCGGGAGCTCGGCTACGTGCCCGACGCGCACGCCCGGGCCATGATCAGCAACCGCTCGCACATCATCGGTCTGCTCACCGAAACCACGGGGACCACGCAAGGCGCGGAGCTGTTCCCATCCTGCGGGCCATCCGCGCCACCGCGAAGGAACACGGCTACGACCTCATCCTGA
- the nrdF gene encoding class 1b ribonucleoside-diphosphate reductase subunit beta gives MAPSSVPRKPLKLIDRVSAINWNRLEDEKDLEVWDRLTGNFWLPEKVPVSNDIPSWQKMSDDEHTLTMHVFTGLTLLDTIQGTVGAVSLIPDALTPHEEAVYTNIAFMESVHAKSYSSIFSTLCSTKEIDAAFDWSERNEFLQKKAEIVLDYYEGDSPLKRKVASTLLESFLFYSGFYLPMYFSAHAKLTNTADVIRLIIRDEAVHGYYIGYKYQRGLERVSDAKREEMREYTYNLLNELYDNEVEYTESLYERVGLTDDVEKFLRYNGNKALMNLGYPALFPAEACDVNPAILAALSPNADENHDFFSGSGSSYVMGKAEETDDEDWDF, from the coding sequence ATGGCACCAAGCTCCGTACCGCGCAAACCGCTCAAGCTCATCGACCGCGTCTCCGCGATCAACTGGAACCGTCTGGAGGACGAGAAGGATCTCGAAGTATGGGACCGCCTGACCGGCAACTTCTGGCTGCCCGAGAAGGTTCCCGTCTCCAACGACATCCCCAGCTGGCAGAAGATGAGTGACGACGAGCACACGCTCACCATGCACGTGTTCACCGGACTCACGCTACTCGACACGATTCAGGGCACGGTCGGCGCGGTCTCGCTGATTCCCGACGCGCTCACCCCGCACGAGGAGGCCGTGTACACGAACATCGCGTTCATGGAGTCCGTGCACGCCAAAAGCTATTCGAGCATCTTCTCGACGCTGTGCTCCACCAAGGAGATCGACGCGGCGTTCGACTGGAGCGAGCGCAACGAGTTCCTGCAGAAGAAGGCCGAAATCGTGCTCGACTACTACGAGGGCGACAGTCCGCTGAAGCGCAAGGTCGCCTCCACGCTGCTCGAATCGTTCCTCTTCTACTCCGGCTTCTACCTGCCGATGTATTTCTCGGCGCACGCGAAGCTGACGAACACGGCCGACGTGATCCGTCTAATCATCCGCGACGAGGCCGTGCACGGGTATTACATAGGCTACAAGTATCAGCGCGGGCTTGAGCGGGTGAGCGACGCGAAGCGCGAGGAGATGCGCGAGTACACGTACAACCTGCTCAACGAGCTGTACGACAACGAGGTGGAATACACCGAGTCGCTGTACGAGCGTGTGGGACTGACCGACGACGTGGAGAAGTTCCTGCGCTACAACGGCAACAAGGCCCTGATGAACCTCGGGTATCCGGCGCTGTTCCCGGCCGAGGCGTGCGACGTGAACCCGGCGATTCTGGCGGCGCTGTCGCCGAACGCCGACGAGAACCACGACTTCTTCTCCGGCTCCGGCTCGTCCTACGTGATGGGCAAGGCCGAGGAGACCGACGACGAGGACTGGGACTTCTGA
- a CDS encoding type 1 periplasmic-binding domain-containing protein: MSSTCTTEDLADMRRLGKGNLVDAFIMLDIRHHDGRLKSAMKLGLPIVPYGDPGEPYHYHCVDSDTKAIVGMAFWEMHAIGAKKAVIVEDPRGDHEFPFINIFDRESVICAERHGIQLERFEAKDTRWQSFEPLTGKFPEWKGNGVCIYTRSPRTLAWIEQMMLLTGVTPGKDIGLIGEGGRSRHRADRRQGIRARRRTHAAEIHPPRDHDSRIRGLRPHKGHAAFAAGHIRKRCHLTYRGECPARPDHPQITG, translated from the coding sequence ATGTCATCGACCTGCACGACCGAAGACCTCGCCGACATGCGTCGGCTGGGCAAAGGCAACCTCGTCGACGCATTCATCATGCTGGACATCCGGCATCATGACGGGCGTCTGAAATCCGCAATGAAACTCGGCCTGCCCATCGTGCCGTACGGCGACCCCGGCGAGCCGTACCACTACCATTGCGTGGACTCCGACACGAAGGCGATCGTGGGCATGGCGTTCTGGGAGATGCACGCCATCGGCGCGAAGAAAGCGGTGATCGTCGAGGACCCGCGCGGCGACCACGAGTTTCCGTTCATCAACATCTTCGACCGGGAGAGCGTCATATGCGCCGAACGGCATGGGATACAGCTGGAGCGGTTCGAGGCGAAGGACACGCGCTGGCAATCGTTCGAGCCGCTGACAGGGAAGTTCCCGGAGTGGAAGGGCAACGGCGTATGCATTTACACCCGCTCGCCGCGGACGCTGGCGTGGATAGAGCAGATGATGCTGCTCACCGGCGTCACCCCAGGCAAGGACATCGGGCTGATCGGCGAGGGCGGTCGAAGTCGCCATCGAGCAGATCGAAGGCAAGGAATTCGAGCCCGGCGTAGAACGCACGCCGCCGAGATTCACCCGCCGCGAGACCACGATTCTCGGATTCGCGGGCTGAGGCCGCACAAGGGGCATGCGGCCTTTGCCGCAGGCCACATCCGGAAACGGTGCCATCTCACTTACCGTGGCGAATGCCCCGCCAGGCCGGATCATCCCCAAATTACGGGTTGA
- a CDS encoding polyribonucleotide nucleotidyltransferase, with product MEGPEIKAVEAVIDNGSFGKRTLRFETGRLAQQADGAVAAYLDDDSMILSTTTAGSSPKENYDFFPLTVDVEEKMYAAGKIPGSFFRREGRPSSEAILACRIIDRPLRPLFPHTLRNEVQVVETVLSIDPDDAYDVIALNAASASTMISGLPFEGPVSGVRLALIDGQWVAFPRWSERERAVFEIVVAGRVIENGDVAIAMIEAGAGKNAWHLIYDEGQIKPDEEVVAQGLEAAKPFIKVICEAQNELKEKAAKETKDFQLFPEYTDELYARIDEIAHEDLNEALSIAEKLPRQDRIHEIKEHVREVLANEFTDMDDAEKEKELGNAFKELQRQIVRRRILTEDYRIDGRGLRDIRTLSAEVDIVPRVHGSALFQRGETQILGVTTLNMLKMEQQIDALSGPQSKRYMHNYEMPPYSTGETGRVGSPKRREIGHGALAEKAIVPVLPSREEFPYAIRQVSEAIGSNGSTSMGSVCASTLSLLAAGVPLKAPVAGIAMGLVSGDVDGQHVFKTLTDILGAEDAFGDMDFKVAGTSEFITALQLDTKLDGIPADILAGALQQAHEARTTILDLINECIDGPAEMSEYAPRIITTTVPVDKIGEIIGPKGKMINQIQEDTGTEIAIEDDGTVFISSEGGEAAEKAKAIIDQIANPHVPEAGETYNGKVVKTTSFGAFVNLTPGTDGLLHISQIRNLANGERIDAVEDVLKEGDTVEVVVQGVDDRGKISLAIPGFEDQENNAGRGRRDDRGDRGDRRGGPRRRSDRDDRRDDRDYDDRPRRSSRRDDRDDDFDDRPRRRRSDRDYDDRDDRGYDRDDRPRRRSDRDDRDYDRDDRRGGRSDDRRGGRRGGYDRNPRYATDENYDEYRADRVERSERPRRRVRRDFDPFEN from the coding sequence ATGGAGGGTCCCGAAATCAAGGCCGTGGAGGCCGTTATTGACAATGGTTCGTTCGGAAAACGAACCCTGCGCTTCGAGACGGGTCGTCTCGCACAGCAGGCGGATGGCGCGGTGGCAGCCTATCTTGACGATGATTCGATGATTCTGTCCACCACCACCGCCGGTTCCAGCCCGAAGGAGAACTACGACTTCTTCCCGCTGACCGTCGACGTGGAGGAGAAGATGTACGCCGCGGGCAAGATCCCGGGCTCGTTCTTCCGCCGTGAAGGCCGCCCGAGCTCCGAGGCGATCCTGGCGTGCCGTATCATCGACCGTCCGCTGCGCCCGCTGTTCCCGCACACGCTGCGCAACGAAGTGCAGGTCGTGGAGACCGTGCTGTCCATCGATCCCGACGACGCCTACGACGTCATCGCCCTGAACGCGGCCTCCGCTTCGACGATGATCTCCGGCCTGCCGTTCGAAGGCCCGGTCTCCGGCGTGCGTCTGGCGCTGATCGACGGCCAGTGGGTCGCCTTCCCGCGCTGGAGCGAGCGTGAGCGCGCCGTGTTCGAGATCGTGGTCGCCGGCCGTGTCATCGAGAACGGTGACGTCGCCATCGCCATGATCGAAGCCGGTGCCGGCAAGAACGCCTGGCACCTCATCTACGACGAAGGCCAGATCAAGCCGGACGAGGAAGTCGTCGCGCAGGGTCTCGAAGCCGCCAAGCCGTTCATCAAGGTGATCTGTGAAGCCCAGAACGAGCTCAAGGAGAAGGCAGCCAAGGAGACCAAGGACTTCCAGCTGTTCCCCGAGTACACCGACGAGCTGTACGCCCGCATCGACGAGATCGCCCACGAGGACCTCAACGAGGCACTGTCCATCGCGGAGAAGCTGCCGCGCCAGGACCGCATCCACGAGATCAAGGAGCACGTGCGTGAGGTGCTCGCGAACGAGTTCACCGACATGGACGATGCCGAGAAGGAGAAGGAACTCGGCAACGCGTTCAAGGAGCTGCAGCGCCAGATCGTGCGCCGCCGCATCCTCACCGAGGACTACCGCATCGACGGCCGTGGCCTGCGCGACATCCGCACCCTGTCCGCCGAGGTGGACATCGTGCCGCGCGTGCACGGCTCCGCCCTGTTCCAGCGCGGCGAGACCCAGATCCTGGGCGTCACCACGCTGAACATGCTCAAGATGGAGCAGCAGATCGACGCGCTCTCCGGCCCGCAGTCCAAGCGCTACATGCACAACTACGAGATGCCGCCGTACTCCACCGGTGAGACCGGCCGCGTCGGCTCCCCGAAGCGCCGCGAGATCGGCCACGGCGCCCTCGCCGAGAAGGCCATCGTGCCGGTGCTGCCAAGCCGCGAGGAGTTCCCGTACGCCATCCGTCAGGTCTCCGAGGCCATCGGTTCCAACGGTTCCACCTCGATGGGCTCCGTGTGCGCCTCCACGCTGTCGCTGCTCGCCGCCGGCGTGCCGCTGAAGGCCCCGGTCGCGGGTATCGCGATGGGTCTGGTCTCCGGTGACGTCGATGGCCAGCACGTCTTCAAGACGCTCACCGACATCCTGGGCGCCGAGGACGCGTTCGGCGACATGGACTTCAAGGTCGCCGGCACCTCCGAGTTCATCACCGCCCTGCAGCTCGACACTAAGCTTGACGGCATTCCGGCCGATATCCTGGCTGGTGCCCTGCAGCAGGCTCACGAGGCCCGCACCACGATCCTCGACCTCATCAACGAGTGCATCGACGGCCCGGCCGAGATGAGCGAGTACGCCCCGCGCATCATCACCACCACCGTTCCGGTCGACAAGATCGGCGAGATTATCGGGCCGAAGGGCAAGATGATCAACCAGATCCAGGAGGACACCGGCACCGAGATCGCCATCGAGGATGACGGTACCGTGTTCATCTCCTCCGAAGGCGGCGAAGCGGCCGAGAAGGCCAAGGCCATCATCGACCAGATCGCCAACCCGCACGTGCCGGAAGCCGGCGAGACCTACAACGGCAAGGTCGTCAAGACCACGTCGTTCGGCGCGTTCGTCAACCTCACCCCGGGCACCGACGGCCTGCTGCACATCTCGCAGATCCGCAACCTCGCCAACGGCGAGCGCATCGACGCCGTCGAGGATGTGCTCAAGGAAGGCGACACCGTCGAGGTCGTCGTGCAGGGCGTGGATGACCGCGGCAAGATCTCGCTCGCCATCCCCGGTTTCGAGGACCAGGAGAACAACGCCGGCCGTGGTCGTCGTGACGACCGTGGCGACCGTGGTGACCGCCGCGGAGGCCCGCGTCGCCGTTCCGACCGCGATGACCGCCGTGACGACCGCGACTACGACGACCGTCCGCGTCGCTCCTCCCGCCGTGACGACCGCGATGACGATTTCGACGATCGCCCGCGCCGTCGTCGTTCCGACCGCGACTACGACGACCGTGACGACCGCGGCTATGACCGCGATGACCGTCCGCGTCGCCGTTCCGACCGTGACGACCGCGATTACGATCGCGACGACCGCCGTGGCGGCCGTTCCGATGATCGCCGTGGTGGCCGTCGTGGCGGTTACGATCGCAACCCGCGTTACGCGACCGACGAGAACTACGACGAGTACCGCGCCGACCGCGTGGAGCGCTCCGAGCGTCCGCGCCGCCGCGTGCGTCGCGACTTCGATCCGTTCGAGAACTGA
- a CDS encoding LemA family protein produces the protein MGWIILAIVIVVIIALVLWAVGAYNALVALRNRVKNGWAQIDVQLKQRADLIPNLVETVKGYAGHESSVLTQVTQARAGAAAAAANPNATTVERATAENALSRALFNLQATMEAYPQLQANQNFMDLQAQLKDLETKIAYARQFYNDVVLKYNTKIETVPSNIIAGMFHFEQAQYFQADEGSRQVPQVRF, from the coding sequence ATGGGGTGGATCATTCTGGCGATAGTCATCGTCGTCATCATCGCGCTGGTGCTGTGGGCGGTCGGTGCCTACAACGCGCTGGTCGCGCTGCGCAATCGCGTGAAGAACGGCTGGGCACAGATCGACGTGCAGCTCAAGCAGCGCGCCGACCTGATACCGAACCTGGTCGAAACGGTCAAGGGGTACGCCGGGCATGAATCCTCCGTGCTGACCCAGGTGACCCAGGCGCGCGCCGGAGCCGCTGCGGCCGCGGCGAACCCGAACGCGACCACCGTCGAGCGTGCCACCGCCGAAAACGCGCTGTCCCGCGCGCTGTTCAACCTGCAGGCGACCATGGAGGCGTACCCGCAGCTGCAGGCGAACCAGAACTTCATGGATCTGCAGGCGCAGCTCAAGGACCTGGAGACGAAGATCGCCTACGCGCGGCAGTTCTACAACGATGTGGTGCTCAAGTACAACACCAAGATCGAGACGGTGCCGAGCAACATCATCGCCGGCATGTTCCACTTCGAGCAGGCACAGTACTTCCAGGCCGACGAGGGGTCCCGCCAGGTGCCGCAGGTGCGTTTCTGA
- a CDS encoding PLP-dependent transferase: MAALTATFTTVLNRGDHAIFSDTAGTLLSVDNTFISPFNAWLINRGLVTLPLRMRQHNASAQAIAEHLQSLPQVRFVAYPGLESHPHHAFAASQLARPDAGFGGVLTFGLNTDHDGHNRFVSKLNVITSAVSLGHDESLIVLLGEDDERQYLYPPGFHQGFFRLAVGLEDMDDLIRDIDHALS, from the coding sequence GTGGCGGCGCTGACGGCCACGTTCACGACCGTGCTGAACCGCGGCGACCACGCGATCTTCTCCGACACGGCCGGCACGCTGCTGTCGGTGGACAATACGTTCATCTCGCCGTTCAACGCATGGCTCATCAACCGCGGCTTAGTCACGCTGCCGCTGCGCATGAGGCAGCACAACGCCTCGGCCCAGGCCATCGCCGAACACCTGCAATCACTGCCGCAGGTGCGGTTCGTGGCGTATCCGGGGCTCGAATCGCACCCGCATCACGCATTCGCCGCCAGCCAGCTCGCCCGCCCGGACGCCGGTTTCGGCGGGGTACTCACGTTCGGACTGAACACCGACCATGACGGACACAACCGTTTCGTCAGCAAACTCAACGTCATCACGTCGGCGGTGTCGCTCGGCCATGACGAAAGCCTCATCGTGTTACTGGGCGAAGACGACGAACGGCAGTACCTGTATCCGCCCGGGTTCCATCAGGGTTTCTTCCGTCTCGCCGTCGGTCTGGAGGATATGGACGACCTGATTCGCGACATCGACCACGCGCTTAGCTGA
- a CDS encoding DUF2207 domain-containing protein, producing MNLKRLLRSLATALAGTLVVFAIVIGAGLMLSGSSPDLSYRTLDYDVAVQADGSLKVTQHIDMKLRTRDGDTPWRQLYQKYTLREDGLTNITDISVRNVTAGENYEQGALASPADHSDTSWDREYAGHWYIADVTDGAENPQPFDPAKDGYEISDNTTSRRSKDVEIGWNIPATKKASSLKFDVTMTLHGGTTLYKDVASWQWEPFGDSNLIPIGKVTGIVRFPDGIDASSSWAWLHYAGVSETSRMDDGSLRFSASDVRAGQYLDVVAAYDASAVKPPSGWRQGDAAWVRQQTGRTYLPKLKQSEDQQEIAWRQQQAGPARVRVALWIAVVLAGLALFVIGMVAAVRSYRESQYHGDIEYWREPPDMSPASAAKMADVMGLSKGSVDSLQMTATMLSLASKKAIAIYPGPSSLYRGIDMSNADNVRLAGMIGADEGKAKSLGKTMTIVLLPAGFDKDAERELNLSQSERAALSLMQKVSKRVGSPVFDLDGMKRHCEDWKNGYKALNLFTEACSSEFAMLGATRNGGTLASWMGGLGAALALVSGIIAVFGGNIALALIISAPIMMLSIVVCSYAASSVLTSSGQRYAGQVQGLYRYLQDFSNFSDRGVADMVLWDRYLVYAAAFGISDRVMAEFAKAYPQVTDPQWLDAHGAGSLLYWSYRPYGYGYMGGPTAGAGAGGVGGGFDPASFSANFGDFGARLNAGFSEIGSVIHAATSGGGGFGGISGGSFSGGGGFGGSSGGIGGGSFGGR from the coding sequence ATGAACCTGAAACGTCTGCTCCGCTCGCTGGCAACGGCGTTGGCCGGCACACTCGTCGTCTTCGCCATCGTCATCGGCGCCGGCCTGATGCTGAGCGGAAGCTCGCCCGACCTGAGCTACCGCACGCTGGACTATGACGTCGCGGTTCAAGCCGACGGCAGCCTGAAGGTTACCCAGCACATCGACATGAAGCTCCGCACGCGCGACGGCGACACACCATGGCGGCAGCTGTACCAGAAGTACACGCTGCGAGAGGACGGCCTGACCAACATCACCGACATCAGCGTGCGCAACGTCACCGCCGGCGAAAACTATGAGCAGGGCGCGCTGGCATCGCCGGCCGACCATTCCGATACGTCATGGGACCGCGAATACGCCGGGCACTGGTACATCGCGGACGTGACCGACGGGGCCGAGAACCCCCAGCCGTTCGATCCCGCCAAGGACGGGTACGAGATCAGCGACAACACGACCTCGCGGCGGTCGAAAGACGTGGAGATCGGCTGGAACATCCCCGCGACCAAAAAAGCCAGCAGTCTCAAGTTCGACGTGACGATGACGCTCCACGGCGGCACCACGCTCTACAAGGACGTGGCATCGTGGCAGTGGGAGCCGTTCGGTGACAGCAACCTGATCCCCATCGGCAAGGTCACCGGAATTGTGCGCTTCCCCGACGGCATCGACGCCTCCAGCAGCTGGGCATGGCTGCACTACGCCGGCGTCTCCGAAACCTCCCGGATGGACGACGGCTCGCTGCGTTTCAGTGCGTCCGATGTTCGCGCCGGGCAGTATCTCGACGTGGTGGCGGCCTACGACGCCTCCGCCGTCAAGCCTCCGTCCGGATGGCGGCAGGGCGATGCCGCGTGGGTGCGCCAGCAGACCGGCCGCACGTACCTGCCGAAGCTGAAGCAATCCGAAGACCAGCAGGAAATCGCGTGGCGGCAACAGCAGGCCGGCCCGGCCCGCGTGCGCGTGGCCTTGTGGATCGCAGTAGTCCTCGCCGGATTGGCGCTGTTCGTCATCGGCATGGTCGCGGCGGTGCGCAGCTATCGCGAATCCCAATACCACGGCGACATCGAATACTGGCGTGAGCCGCCGGACATGAGCCCTGCCTCGGCCGCGAAGATGGCGGATGTCATGGGACTGTCCAAGGGCAGTGTCGACTCGCTGCAGATGACGGCGACGATGCTGTCGCTCGCCTCGAAGAAGGCGATCGCCATCTATCCGGGTCCGTCGAGCCTGTACCGGGGCATCGATATGAGCAATGCCGACAACGTGCGGCTGGCCGGCATGATTGGCGCCGACGAGGGCAAGGCGAAGTCGCTGGGCAAGACGATGACCATAGTGCTGTTGCCGGCGGGATTCGACAAGGACGCGGAGCGGGAGCTCAACCTGAGCCAGAGCGAGCGTGCCGCGCTGAGCCTGATGCAGAAGGTCTCCAAGCGCGTCGGATCTCCCGTGTTCGATCTGGACGGCATGAAGCGGCATTGCGAGGACTGGAAGAACGGGTACAAGGCGCTGAACCTGTTCACCGAAGCGTGCTCGTCCGAGTTCGCGATGCTTGGAGCGACGCGCAACGGCGGCACGCTGGCCAGCTGGATGGGCGGCCTCGGCGCCGCACTGGCGCTGGTCTCCGGCATCATCGCGGTGTTCGGCGGCAATATTGCACTGGCGCTGATCATTTCCGCACCGATCATGATGCTGTCGATCGTCGTGTGCTCATATGCTGCGTCCAGCGTGCTGACGTCTTCCGGCCAACGGTATGCGGGACAGGTGCAGGGACTGTACCGGTATCTGCAGGATTTCAGCAATTTCAGTGACCGCGGGGTGGCCGACATGGTGCTGTGGGACCGGTATCTGGTGTATGCCGCGGCGTTCGGCATTTCGGACCGCGTGATGGCGGAGTTCGCCAAGGCGTACCCGCAGGTGACCGATCCGCAATGGCTGGACGCGCATGGCGCCGGCTCGCTGCTGTACTGGAGCTACCGCCCGTACGGGTATGGCTATATGGGAGGTCCGACCGCCGGGGCGGGTGCCGGCGGCGTCGGCGGTGGTTTCGACCCGGCGTCGTTCAGCGCGAACTTTGGTGACTTCGGCGCGCGGCTGAATGCCGGTTTCTCCGAGATCGGCTCCGTCATCCACGCGGCGACGTCCGGTGGTGGCGGTTTCGGCGGTATCTCGGGCGGTTCGTTCTCGGGCGGTGGCGGTTTCGGGGGCTCCTCCGGCGGCATTGGCGGCGGATCTTTCGGAGGCCGCTGA